CATGATGTCGATGATGAGGGCAATGACCAGCACGGCCATCAACATCCAGTGGGCGCGGCCGAGCGGTGCGTCTTCGGGTGGGGTGACTACTATATCTTGGGAAGCTGCGAGCTGGCTGGCGATGTCGCGTGGAAGCAAGCCGTAAGCAGCTATCCCGATGCCACCCACGATGGCGATCATGCCAAGAATCATGTCCCAACCGATCGGCATTCCAGCGAGGACGAAATGGTTGTGCCGGCCCATCAAGAACATCGGCGCATGCATGAGGACGCCGCCCGTCACCGCGATGACGCCCAATGCGAAGGCCCAAACCCCGCGCCGGTCTGAAAGGGTGCTAGTGCTGATCATGTTTCCTGGTCCGCGGATAGCGGCTCGGCTCCCGCTGTCAAAAGTCCTTCAGTTGTCAGTCGCGCGTATGTTAGCCCGAACAGCGAGGGACACGAGAATCTGACAATGCACACGACTCCCCTACCACTCATCGCCGGTTGCTGCGCGGCACCGCCCGCAAGCTCCGCCGCTTGAGCAATTGCCCGCCGCTAGCCGGAGTCGAGCTCGGCGGGACCAAATGCGTCGTGATTCTGGCGCGAGGGCCGGACGAAATCCTGGGGCGGGAAAGCGTGCCGACGACGACACCGGGCGAAACGCTTGATACAGTCGCCGAAATACTCCTCGGCTGGCAGCGCGAGCGCGGGTTGGGCGCGTTGGGCATCGCGAGCTTCGGGCCCGTCTGCCTCAACCCGAACTCGCCGAATTGGGGCCATATCGTCACGACGACGAAGCCGGGTTGGAGCGACACGAGCATCGCGTCCCGCTTGGGCGAGAGGCTGGGCGTTCCGGTTGCATTCCAGACCGACGTAAACGGCGCGGCGTTGGCCGAGATGCGTTGGGGCGCGGGACAGGGCATGCGCGACTTCGCTTACATTACCGTTGGCACGGGCGTTGGCGTAGGCTTGATCGTTAACGGAGAACCGACGCGAGGCTTCCTTCATTCGGAATTGGGCCATATTCGCGTCGCCCAGCGTGCCGGCGATGAATGGACGGGCGCGTGCCCGTTTCACGGTGCATGCGTCGAGGGCCTGGCATCTGGCCCAGCGATCAAGGCCCGGGTCGCTCCTCGAGTCATCGACGAGCTATCAAACGACGATCCTGTTTGGGATTCGGTGGCCTGGGCGATCGCGCAAGCGTGCCACGTCATTGTCTGTGCCGCGGCACCTGGCTCGATAGCCGTCGGCGGCGGCGTTCTTGAACGGCAGCCTCATCTGCTACAGCGGATCGAACCGCTGCTCGTTCAATCTCTCGGCGGGTACATGAGAT
This portion of the Sphingomonas limnosediminicola genome encodes:
- a CDS encoding ROK family protein, coding for MILARGPDEILGRESVPTTTPGETLDTVAEILLGWQRERGLGALGIASFGPVCLNPNSPNWGHIVTTTKPGWSDTSIASRLGERLGVPVAFQTDVNGAALAEMRWGAGQGMRDFAYITVGTGVGVGLIVNGEPTRGFLHSELGHIRVAQRAGDEWTGACPFHGACVEGLASGPAIKARVAPRVIDELSNDDPVWDSVAWAIAQACHVIVCAAAPGSIAVGGGVLERQPHLLQRIEPLLVQSLGGYMRLPVEGGYVRAPALGSNAGPLGAIALAMTVQP